One genomic window of Arvicola amphibius chromosome 4, mArvAmp1.2, whole genome shotgun sequence includes the following:
- the C4H8orf48 gene encoding uncharacterized protein C8orf48 homolog has translation MGWPSTQEPGDSEEQGDPAQTDVCATQLSEEILRSYTDEVVSSGSLSSSGEEQSCSYNSESSLESGKLTTSSEEQDELPERSFLQKEEHRLSEKWLNHIKGKGINSERYQPDSRRPTETPGESAEELNALQSFCSVKVNLIHQREDSRAKKSPRHKRMPLRRIAETSEVDASNCTVPDELLSRIYLNNTRVTLAHIGAVKQHVSSQCPSCNSKRAELAQSDFLKRRKTLLESLLLQEKIDVHLHTTDFLTRVGDAHRGFPRLSDDPRVIWKKLTEKIQTRSPSFGNTDAKQV, from the coding sequence ATGGGATGGCCATCTACTCAAGAGCCGGGGGACTCAGAAGAGCAAGGAGACCCGGCCCAGACGGACGTCTGCGCTACTCAGCTTTCCGAAGAGATCCTCAGGTCCTATACTGATGAGGTAGTGAGTTCTGGTTCCCTCAGCTCCTCCGGGGAAGAGCAATCCTGTTCCTACAACTCTGAGAGCTCACTGGAGAGTGGGAAGCTGACTACGAGTTCAGAAGAACAAGACGAGCTGCCAGAACGTTCTTTCTTACAGAAGGAGGAACATAGGCTGAGTGAAAAGTGGCTCAACCACATCAAGGGCAAAGGAATTAATTCCGAAAGATATCAACCCGACAGTAGACGACCAACAGAAACTCCTGGGGAATCCGCCGAAGAACTGAATGCCCTCCAGTCTTTTTGCTCTGTTAAAGTAAACCTGATCCACCAGAGAGAGGATTCAAGAGCAAAGAAAAGCCCCAGGCACAAAAGGATGCCGCTCAGACGGATTGCAGAGACTTCAGAGGTAGACGCTTCCAATTGCACCGTTCCTGACGAACTGCTGAGCAGAATCTATTTGAACAACACGAGGGTGACTCTAGCGCACATAGGGGCGGTAAAGCAGCATGTTTCTTCGCAGTGTCCCAGTTGCAACAGCAAAAGGGCAGAGCTGGCTCAGTCTGACTTCCTGAAGCGCAGGAAGACTCTGCTGGAGTCGCTTCTGCTCCAAGAGAAAATAGACGTACACCTTCATACCACAGACTTTCTCACCCGTGTTGGAGATGCCCATCGGGGCTTCCCCAGGCTTTCAGATGACCCCAGGGTCATTTGGAAGAAATTGACTGAGAAAATTCAGACGAGGAGCCCCAGTTTTGGAAACACAGATGCAAAGCAGGTGTAA